One window of the Chryseobacterium camelliae genome contains the following:
- a CDS encoding OmpH family outer membrane protein yields MKKLSVLFAAVMMVVSVGMAKAQKIATLDVIGVLNVMPEKKKADADLKTFLDAKQAEIKKKADAAQTKFQQYQTEAPKKTADENAAREAEMKKLGEEIQQMNDKAQKDFVAKQDAAYEPIEKKLNDAVSKVAKASGYDYIMDANSSAFVYKNGPDATAAVKKELGIQ; encoded by the coding sequence ATGAAAAAATTAAGTGTATTATTTGCAGCAGTAATGATGGTTGTATCGGTAGGTATGGCAAAAGCTCAAAAAATTGCTACTTTAGACGTTATAGGTGTTCTTAATGTAATGCCTGAAAAGAAAAAAGCAGATGCTGACCTGAAAACTTTCCTTGATGCCAAGCAGGCAGAAATTAAGAAAAAAGCAGACGCTGCCCAAACTAAATTCCAGCAATACCAGACTGAAGCACCTAAAAAAACAGCAGATGAGAATGCAGCAAGAGAAGCTGAGATGAAGAAGCTGGGTGAAGAAATTCAGCAGATGAACGACAAGGCACAGAAAGACTTTGTAGCTAAGCAGGATGCGGCTTACGAACCAATCGAGAAAAAACTTAACGATGCAGTAAGCAAAGTAGCCAAAGCAAGCGGATATGACTATATCATGGATGCAAATTCATCAGCTTTCGTTTACAAAAACGGTCCGGATGCTACTGCAGCTGTAAAAAAAGAATTAGGAATTCAATAA
- a CDS encoding OmpH family outer membrane protein, with the protein MKNLKILFTFALLLLFGLGNAQKIGVVDTEYILGMMPQYKEAEARLNAQIDTWQNELQSLQSEYEKKRSAFENEKVLLVGDQLKLREKEVTDLEKNIKTTTSLRFGATGEITKLRTNLVQPFQDQIWNAIKTMSEKNGLGIVLDKSNNVNVIFLQKRFDYTDKVLDVLLKGTEKKEKTNNKK; encoded by the coding sequence ATGAAAAACCTAAAGATACTTTTCACGTTCGCTTTACTTTTGCTTTTCGGATTAGGCAACGCCCAGAAAATTGGTGTGGTGGATACCGAATACATCTTAGGCATGATGCCTCAGTATAAAGAAGCAGAAGCAAGGCTGAATGCACAGATTGATACCTGGCAGAATGAGCTTCAGAGTTTACAGTCAGAGTACGAGAAGAAAAGGTCTGCCTTTGAAAACGAAAAAGTATTGCTGGTAGGAGATCAGCTTAAGCTGAGGGAGAAGGAAGTGACGGATCTTGAAAAAAACATCAAGACAACTACCAGCCTGCGTTTCGGAGCTACGGGAGAAATTACCAAGCTCAGGACCAATCTTGTTCAGCCTTTCCAGGACCAGATCTGGAATGCCATCAAAACCATGTCTGAAAAGAATGGCTTAGGGATTGTCCTGGATAAAAGCAATAACGTGAATGTTATTTTCCTTCAGAAAAGGTTTGACTACACAGACAAAGTTCTGGATGTCCTGTTAAAGGGTACAGAGAAAAAAGAAAAAACTAATAACAAAAAGTAA
- a CDS encoding glycosyltransferase family 4 protein, protein MKNFELLLLQSGIPLFYIKVGLGFLFSFLIAYFSIPTIIKISKRKNLMDEPGLRSSHLRKIPNLGGIAIFYSIGICTSIFAYELFDLYKFLFASLIILLYIGVMDDIVVMRAYKKLVAQIVVSALIVIGSDIRIRSLFGILGVYELTYFVSVLFSIITFIVLINAFNLIDGIDGLAGGYSVICSALFGISYYRLGEYNYPLVVFSVIIIGAVLAFLYYNLSNYRTSKIFMGDTGSMLLGFLLAFTSICFIDIFIDKALPNVPRYHLQSAPVVAVAILILPIVDTLNVIIVRLVNGKSPFDADKNHIHHKLLRLNLTHRRSSFYIIVYYLFIVTLAYYLRHININLLLLIILFLGFLGAYIPDFIYNARSTKSNN, encoded by the coding sequence ATGAAGAATTTTGAATTGCTCTTATTACAGTCAGGCATTCCCCTTTTTTATATAAAGGTAGGGTTGGGCTTTCTTTTTTCGTTTCTTATCGCCTATTTTTCCATACCTACCATTATCAAGATTTCCAAAAGAAAGAATCTTATGGATGAGCCGGGACTGAGAAGTTCACATTTGCGGAAAATTCCCAACTTGGGCGGTATTGCTATTTTTTATTCTATCGGAATATGTACATCAATCTTTGCCTATGAGCTTTTTGACCTGTATAAGTTTTTGTTTGCTTCGCTTATCATTCTGCTCTATATCGGTGTCATGGATGATATTGTGGTCATGAGGGCCTATAAGAAACTGGTCGCGCAGATTGTAGTTTCAGCATTGATCGTCATTGGGTCCGATATCCGTATCAGAAGCCTTTTTGGCATATTGGGTGTTTATGAACTGACCTACTTTGTAAGTGTGCTGTTCAGCATTATCACATTCATTGTATTGATCAACGCTTTTAATCTGATTGATGGTATTGACGGGCTGGCCGGAGGGTATTCGGTCATATGCAGTGCTCTTTTCGGAATCAGTTATTACCGGTTGGGAGAGTACAATTATCCGCTGGTTGTTTTTTCCGTAATTATTATTGGTGCTGTACTGGCATTCCTGTATTACAATTTGTCTAATTACAGGACCAGCAAGATATTCATGGGAGATACAGGATCTATGCTGCTGGGATTCCTTCTGGCATTCACTTCCATATGCTTCATAGATATTTTTATCGATAAGGCGCTCCCCAATGTACCGAGATACCATTTGCAGTCTGCTCCTGTAGTGGCAGTGGCTATTCTCATTCTGCCTATTGTAGATACGCTCAATGTGATTATTGTGAGGCTCGTCAATGGGAAATCACCTTTTGATGCTGATAAAAACCATATCCATCACAAACTTTTAAGACTGAATCTTACGCACCGGAGATCCAGTTTTTATATTATCGTTTATTACCTTTTTATTGTTACTTTAGCCTATTACCTGAGGCACATCAACATCAATCTGCTTTTGCTGATCATCTTATTTCTTGGTTTTCTCGGGGCTTATATACCGGATTTTATTTATAATGCAAGAAGTACAAAAAGTAATAATTAA
- a CDS encoding exopolysaccharide transport family protein, translating to MIPEKNSKVERNDAQKEKYGNFALFDAEHFIRRLLRNWYWFLMMFLAGYVISWVYGKYYAQNIYASNLSLSVSNNTASYFTPNQSINFIWGQGGNQDGVYLKKMLLSRSHNEFLVKELDLFVNYSTKGMIKSTYLDKDDSPVFLEIDRTHLQQVNYPITLIPKSNGTYEVVLPEEGETTNLYNYQYEGFQNVQPYARPQNKVIKVGEWYTSPNLKFRLVKNTLEPKIRLTNIIVNLSTVNQMVNDIVSTIGVEFDKEINTIMIITKTGYNLNSTVNFLNKSVGQLQKKRLADRMTVDKNTEIYLKDNLDNIRKKLDSSANYLNYLKTSEQLYDIKDRDEKTLTEIKDLEAKKADLVSKLNSLNRIRNTIESQNFNNMISTNAAGFEDGMFGATVAELKALYEKRRELSTIYTPGSEPMLEINRQIREAKTGSSGMLGNYYNRYNSEINKINEKVAEANANMTSYPEKQRKYLDAERGYNMIEATYNSLLGRQNETQMKLATNQSDITVIDPAKNVGQLPIAPNIKGTKMVIIGGLLLLPLFLIAAGEVLDNKIRNIKEMLNATRIPLLGVIGNNNNDNMLTVLEQPKSSVSEAFRGIRANMRFLSGENNQSKVVLITSSIGGEGKTYISINLASVLGLSDKKTILLGMDLRKPKIFGDFKIDNQYGISNYLTGEVTIDQIINKTRVANLDVATSGPIPPNPSELLMSERNVKFIEELKKRYDFIVIDSPPVGLVADSFELMKYSDANIYVVRHEYTEKYMLKMITEKYHEGEVKHLGIVYNDYNTKQGYGYGYGYGYGYGYGYGYFDEDKNYKEPLLIRIRNKVKTIFRK from the coding sequence ATGATTCCGGAAAAGAATTCCAAAGTAGAACGAAATGATGCTCAGAAAGAGAAATACGGCAATTTTGCTTTATTTGATGCTGAGCATTTCATCAGGAGGCTTCTGAGAAACTGGTACTGGTTTTTAATGATGTTCCTGGCAGGATACGTGATTTCCTGGGTTTATGGGAAGTATTATGCACAGAACATCTATGCCTCTAATTTATCATTAAGCGTTTCCAATAATACGGCAAGCTATTTTACACCCAATCAGTCCATCAATTTTATATGGGGACAGGGAGGAAATCAGGATGGAGTGTATCTCAAAAAGATGCTTCTGTCCAGATCCCATAATGAATTCCTGGTCAAGGAACTGGATCTGTTCGTTAATTATTCTACGAAAGGAATGATCAAGTCTACTTACCTGGACAAAGATGATTCCCCCGTGTTTTTAGAGATAGACAGAACACATCTGCAGCAGGTTAATTATCCTATTACGCTAATCCCCAAATCTAACGGGACTTATGAAGTTGTTCTGCCGGAAGAAGGAGAAACCACCAATCTTTACAATTATCAGTATGAAGGATTCCAGAATGTGCAGCCTTACGCAAGGCCTCAGAATAAAGTTATAAAAGTAGGTGAATGGTATACTTCTCCAAACTTAAAGTTCAGGCTGGTTAAAAATACCCTGGAACCAAAAATCAGGCTTACGAATATCATTGTAAATCTTTCGACCGTCAATCAGATGGTGAATGATATTGTTTCTACCATAGGAGTTGAGTTTGATAAAGAGATTAATACCATTATGATTATTACCAAAACAGGATATAATCTTAACAGCACGGTTAATTTCCTTAACAAATCAGTAGGGCAGCTGCAGAAAAAAAGGCTGGCAGACAGAATGACGGTAGACAAGAATACCGAAATCTATCTTAAAGATAACTTAGATAATATCAGGAAAAAACTTGATTCCAGTGCAAACTATCTTAACTATCTTAAAACCAGTGAGCAGCTCTACGATATTAAGGACAGGGATGAAAAAACGCTGACAGAAATCAAAGATCTCGAAGCAAAGAAAGCGGATTTGGTAAGTAAGCTCAATTCACTGAACAGAATAAGGAATACAATAGAGTCTCAGAATTTCAATAACATGATCAGCACGAATGCTGCGGGGTTTGAAGATGGAATGTTCGGGGCCACAGTGGCTGAGCTTAAAGCATTATATGAGAAAAGAAGGGAACTCTCGACCATTTATACACCCGGTTCCGAGCCGATGCTTGAGATTAACAGGCAGATCAGGGAGGCTAAAACGGGATCCTCAGGAATGTTAGGCAATTATTACAATAGATATAATTCCGAAATCAACAAAATCAACGAGAAAGTAGCCGAAGCCAATGCTAATATGACATCTTATCCTGAAAAGCAGAGGAAATACCTTGATGCGGAAAGAGGATACAACATGATTGAGGCTACGTACAACAGTTTATTGGGAAGACAGAATGAAACCCAGATGAAGCTGGCTACCAATCAGTCCGATATCACTGTAATCGACCCTGCGAAGAACGTAGGCCAGCTTCCGATTGCACCCAATATTAAAGGAACCAAGATGGTGATCATAGGAGGGTTATTGCTCCTTCCTTTGTTCCTTATTGCTGCCGGTGAAGTGCTTGATAATAAGATCAGGAATATTAAAGAGATGCTTAATGCAACTCGGATTCCTCTTCTGGGTGTGATAGGTAATAATAACAATGACAACATGCTGACCGTTCTGGAACAGCCGAAATCATCTGTCTCCGAGGCCTTCAGGGGGATCAGGGCCAATATGAGGTTCCTGTCGGGTGAAAATAACCAGAGCAAAGTAGTACTGATTACTTCATCCATCGGTGGTGAAGGGAAAACATATATCTCGATCAACCTTGCTTCGGTGCTTGGATTAAGTGATAAGAAAACCATTTTATTAGGAATGGACCTCAGGAAACCGAAAATCTTCGGAGATTTTAAAATTGATAATCAATACGGGATTTCCAATTATCTGACCGGTGAGGTAACGATCGACCAGATCATCAACAAAACCAGAGTGGCCAACCTGGATGTTGCTACTTCAGGACCGATACCGCCTAATCCTTCTGAGCTCCTGATGAGCGAAAGAAACGTGAAGTTCATTGAAGAGCTTAAAAAGAGATATGATTTTATTGTTATAGATTCTCCTCCGGTAGGTCTGGTTGCCGATTCATTTGAGCTGATGAAGTATTCGGATGCCAATATATATGTTGTGCGCCATGAATATACCGAGAAGTATATGCTGAAGATGATTACGGAAAAGTACCACGAAGGGGAAGTGAAGCATTTGGGTATTGTATATAACGATTATAATACAAAACAAGGGTATGGTTACGGCTACGGCTACGGGTATGGTTACGGTTATGGTTATGGTTATTTTGATGAAGACAAAAATTATAAAGAGCCGCTCCTCATCAGAATTAGAAATAAAGTAAAGACAATATTTAGAAAGTAA
- the bamA gene encoding outer membrane protein assembly factor BamA: MKFRLLPIIMFVASAHFYGQVTPQDSTQVNNNPVHADSQTGTYTLKDIVVDGVKKYTPAQILRFTGLSKGESVDIPGQKISNAIKKLWDTQSFSEVEVYVQSVEGETVVLRFHLQDLKELGEVKFTGKGIGKSKNEKLAKDNNLKPGTKITQNLVSSLKTNIPKEYVKKGFADAKITIQDKVNANDPSLVDWTINVEKGKKVKIDHIEFEGNNSVTDAKLRKKGFKETKQKRFGIGGILKPSKFIEEKYQEDKQNLINYYNSLGYRDATIVSDSVWRNKRNNYEINVKLNEGKKYYIGDITFTGNTVYPTDYLQRMLGYKKGDIYDAVGFNKKVGEDGGKEDDSDIKSMYMNNGYLFSNVIPVEKSVNGDAVNLEIRINEGEKATWNKVTWQGNTTTHDHVILRALRTKPGNLFAKSDIKRTYFDLAGMSFFDPQQIGQDIDPNQQDNTVNINWKLVEKGSSQVQLQAGYGGNSFIGTLGLTFNNFSLRNFLKFKDFKPVPQGDGQTLSIQAQAGQYFQNYGVSFTEPWVFGTKPTALSVSINNSRVKYSDGAGNAQKLNIFSASVGLNKQLRWPDDYFFLYTGLQYQKYNFSNYPFEFGNTTEYYGNANNLSLNLGLTRNSAGIDPIFPTTGSNIELSAKLTPPYSLFSNKNYATMTPTDKYKWMEFYKIKFKADVYNEIVGKLVLRSSAEMGFMDGYNKELGAPPFERFYVGGTGLFGGRFDGRELIPLRGYENASTYGGTVDDITQKGGGTIYNRFTLELRYPISLNQTAKIYALTFAEGGNVWNSWGNYNPFQLKRSVGVGVRVYMGAFGLIGFDFAYGFDKTVLGTEPSGWKTHFLMNQSL, encoded by the coding sequence ATGAAGTTTAGACTATTACCCATCATTATGTTTGTTGCTTCTGCACATTTTTATGGACAGGTAACTCCGCAGGACAGCACACAGGTGAACAATAATCCTGTACATGCAGACAGCCAGACAGGCACATACACGTTGAAAGACATCGTGGTAGATGGGGTGAAAAAATACACACCGGCTCAGATCCTGAGATTTACAGGCCTTTCAAAAGGTGAAAGTGTAGATATTCCGGGACAGAAAATCAGTAATGCCATCAAAAAACTCTGGGATACACAGTCTTTTTCGGAAGTTGAAGTATACGTACAGAGTGTTGAAGGAGAAACTGTAGTACTGAGATTTCATCTTCAGGATCTTAAAGAACTTGGGGAAGTGAAATTTACAGGTAAAGGGATCGGGAAATCCAAGAACGAAAAGCTTGCCAAAGATAATAACCTTAAGCCTGGAACGAAGATAACCCAGAATCTTGTTTCAAGCCTTAAGACCAATATTCCTAAAGAATATGTTAAGAAAGGGTTTGCAGATGCCAAGATTACCATTCAGGATAAAGTAAATGCCAATGATCCGTCTCTGGTAGACTGGACGATCAACGTTGAAAAGGGTAAAAAAGTCAAAATCGATCATATCGAATTTGAGGGCAACAACAGCGTAACGGATGCAAAACTCAGAAAGAAGGGTTTCAAGGAGACCAAACAGAAGAGATTCGGCATCGGCGGTATTCTGAAGCCGTCTAAATTTATCGAAGAAAAATATCAGGAGGACAAGCAAAACCTGATCAACTATTATAATTCATTAGGATACAGGGACGCAACCATCGTTTCTGATTCCGTATGGAGGAATAAAAGAAACAATTACGAAATCAATGTAAAGCTTAACGAGGGTAAGAAATATTACATTGGTGACATCACCTTTACCGGTAATACCGTATATCCTACCGATTATCTCCAGAGAATGCTGGGATATAAAAAAGGGGATATTTACGATGCGGTAGGATTCAATAAAAAAGTTGGGGAAGACGGAGGAAAAGAAGATGACTCTGATATTAAGTCAATGTACATGAATAACGGGTACCTGTTTTCCAATGTAATTCCGGTGGAAAAATCTGTCAACGGAGATGCTGTAAACCTTGAAATCCGTATCAATGAAGGAGAAAAAGCAACCTGGAATAAAGTCACCTGGCAGGGTAACACAACTACCCATGACCACGTTATTCTGCGTGCACTGAGAACGAAACCGGGAAATCTCTTTGCAAAAAGTGATATCAAAAGAACTTACTTTGATCTTGCCGGAATGTCTTTCTTTGATCCACAGCAGATAGGGCAGGATATTGATCCCAATCAGCAAGATAATACGGTAAACATCAACTGGAAGCTTGTAGAAAAAGGATCTTCACAGGTACAGTTACAGGCCGGTTATGGTGGAAACAGCTTTATCGGAACTTTAGGGCTTACCTTTAACAATTTCTCTTTGAGAAACTTCCTGAAATTTAAAGACTTCAAACCGGTTCCTCAGGGAGACGGGCAGACTTTATCCATCCAGGCACAGGCAGGACAATACTTCCAGAATTATGGGGTTTCATTTACTGAACCTTGGGTTTTCGGAACAAAACCAACAGCCCTTTCTGTAAGCATCAATAATTCAAGGGTAAAATATTCAGACGGTGCTGGTAATGCACAAAAGCTGAATATCTTTTCTGCATCCGTAGGATTAAACAAGCAGCTCAGGTGGCCGGATGATTATTTCTTCCTATACACAGGGCTTCAGTATCAGAAGTATAATTTCAGCAACTATCCGTTTGAATTCGGTAATACGACAGAATATTACGGTAACGCCAATAACTTAAGTCTCAACCTTGGATTAACGAGGAATTCTGCCGGGATTGACCCTATATTCCCGACTACGGGTTCCAATATAGAGCTTTCCGCAAAACTGACGCCTCCTTATTCATTGTTCAGCAATAAGAATTATGCAACCATGACTCCGACAGACAAGTACAAGTGGATGGAGTTTTACAAGATCAAGTTCAAAGCGGATGTCTACAATGAAATCGTAGGGAAGCTGGTATTGAGGTCTTCTGCCGAAATGGGCTTTATGGATGGCTACAATAAAGAATTGGGAGCTCCTCCGTTTGAAAGGTTCTATGTAGGGGGAACAGGATTGTTCGGAGGAAGATTTGACGGTAGAGAACTGATTCCTTTGAGAGGTTATGAAAATGCTTCCACGTATGGAGGTACCGTAGATGATATTACACAGAAAGGAGGAGGTACTATTTATAACAGATTTACGTTAGAATTAAGATACCCGATATCACTGAACCAGACGGCTAAAATTTATGCTCTTACTTTCGCAGAAGGAGGTAACGTATGGAATTCATGGGGCAACTATAATCCTTTCCAGCTCAAAAGATCAGTCGGGGTAGGGGTTAGAGTTTACATGGGAGCCTTCGGTCTTATCGGATTTGACTTCGCGTATGGATTTGATAAAACAGTTCTTGGAACAGAACCTTCAGGATGGAAGACCCATTTCTTGATGAACCAGTCATTATAA
- a CDS encoding polysaccharide biosynthesis/export family protein, translating to MKNYKYLFLLLVSCMLTSCITTKEVRYLQPNESLVINEEGLVPYNIPIYRITKNDILNLNIITTPKGDAAQFYSSLNTSGGSGGAGVNNAVGGAMSASGSGMGGNINFYFNGLKVESNGDINVFGIGYIKAEGRTIDEVAKEIQEKVNENFQQGKSEVRLNTNGITYYILGDIETIGVSGEKVAHKNTLTITEALAMNGGLNRTVDRKNIVIHRKLPEGIKIAQIDLTREDLMNSPYYYVQNGDEIYLNTRAKSLNGFGKDPIQTLTTGVSVITTALSIYLLLKNL from the coding sequence ATGAAAAATTATAAGTATTTGTTCCTACTCCTGGTTTCATGTATGCTTACTTCCTGTATTACTACGAAAGAAGTAAGATATCTGCAGCCTAACGAAAGCCTTGTTATTAATGAAGAAGGCCTTGTTCCTTACAATATTCCGATTTACAGAATTACTAAAAATGATATTCTGAACCTTAATATCATAACCACTCCCAAGGGGGATGCAGCCCAGTTTTATTCTTCCCTGAACACCTCAGGGGGATCCGGAGGTGCCGGAGTCAATAATGCTGTTGGAGGTGCTATGAGTGCCTCTGGCTCAGGAATGGGAGGAAACATTAATTTCTATTTCAATGGCCTTAAAGTAGAATCTAACGGGGATATTAACGTTTTTGGTATCGGCTACATTAAAGCAGAAGGAAGGACAATAGATGAAGTTGCCAAAGAGATTCAGGAAAAAGTAAACGAAAACTTCCAGCAGGGAAAATCTGAGGTAAGGCTGAATACCAACGGGATTACCTATTATATTTTAGGAGATATTGAAACCATAGGAGTTTCAGGAGAAAAGGTAGCCCATAAAAATACCCTTACCATTACAGAAGCCCTGGCTATGAATGGCGGACTGAACCGTACCGTTGACAGGAAAAATATCGTTATTCACAGAAAGCTGCCTGAAGGGATCAAAATTGCTCAGATTGACCTTACCCGTGAGGACTTGATGAATTCCCCTTACTATTATGTACAGAATGGAGATGAAATCTACCTCAATACAAGGGCGAAAAGCCTGAACGGATTCGGAAAGGATCCGATACAGACCTTGACAACAGGCGTTTCAGTAATTACTACGGCATTATCTATTTATCTACTTCTTAAAAACCTATAA
- the uppS gene encoding polyprenyl diphosphate synthase, which yields MSLIKDKIDSENLPKHVAIIMDGNGRWAKSRGEERTFGHKNAIDAVRNAINACNEVNIPYLTLYTFSSENWNRPSNEVSTLMNLLTETLLLEADEIFSKGLRMHVIGDLDKLPPLVKDQLLRVTELTKENTKGNLVLAISYGSQKEILNAVKNISADVKEGKVDVESIDEKLFENYLYTKDFPPVDLLIRTSGEVRISNFLLWQIAYAELQFLNVLWPDFTKDIFFQCIVDYQNKERRYGMTGEQIKIQ from the coding sequence ATGTCGTTGATTAAAGATAAAATAGATTCTGAGAATTTACCGAAACATGTTGCCATTATTATGGATGGTAACGGAAGATGGGCAAAATCGCGTGGTGAAGAGAGGACTTTTGGTCATAAGAATGCCATTGATGCCGTAAGGAATGCCATCAATGCATGTAATGAGGTAAACATTCCTTATCTTACCCTTTATACTTTTTCATCAGAAAACTGGAACCGTCCGAGCAATGAAGTAAGCACTTTAATGAATCTGCTTACAGAGACATTGCTTCTGGAGGCCGATGAAATTTTCAGTAAAGGATTAAGAATGCATGTGATTGGTGATCTTGATAAATTGCCACCTTTGGTCAAAGACCAATTGCTTCGGGTTACAGAACTTACAAAAGAAAACACAAAAGGCAATTTGGTATTGGCCATAAGTTATGGCTCCCAGAAAGAAATACTGAATGCCGTAAAAAACATAAGCGCCGATGTAAAGGAAGGCAAAGTGGATGTTGAAAGTATTGATGAAAAATTATTCGAAAATTATCTTTATACAAAAGATTTCCCCCCAGTTGACTTATTGATAAGAACCAGTGGTGAAGTGAGAATAAGCAACTTCCTCCTTTGGCAGATCGCCTATGCAGAACTGCAGTTTTTAAATGTTCTATGGCCGGATTTTACAAAAGATATCTTCTTCCAGTGTATTGTTGATTATCAGAATAAGGAAAGAAGATACGGCATGACCGGTGAACAAATAAAGATTCAGTAA
- a CDS encoding DUF6089 family protein, with product MNKKLLFSFLAALGTVVSVKAQRNELGVRLGMSNLVGDVGRTNYILQKPLDLSRTSDWGVPFYGGLLYRFNFNPYQTVRLDLGYNQVQFSDKAAKEDYRRARNSFGKNNVYEASLMFEYNFFPVNNEQERGLVSPYIFAGVGGLVFDAPKATLVNDYRRDADGVAQAPINELDFTTTPVYSTVKKTVMHVPFGVGLKYKFNHNWAIFAEAMFRYAFTDQLDYSKVLRKDVVSTYNGDILNPSTGGSLLQSGAYYVVSKEREAKFIGDRNIGDQESRDWMNTVSLGLTYSFGRPPCYCD from the coding sequence ATGAATAAAAAACTATTGTTTAGCTTCCTTGCCGCCCTGGGGACTGTGGTAAGCGTAAAAGCACAAAGAAACGAATTGGGAGTTCGTCTGGGTATGAGTAACCTGGTGGGAGATGTAGGAAGGACAAATTATATTTTACAAAAGCCGTTGGATTTAAGCAGAACCTCAGATTGGGGAGTTCCGTTTTACGGAGGGTTATTATATCGTTTTAATTTTAATCCTTATCAGACTGTCAGATTAGATCTTGGATACAATCAGGTGCAGTTCAGTGATAAGGCGGCAAAAGAGGATTACAGAAGAGCAAGAAATTCTTTCGGGAAGAACAATGTATATGAAGCTAGCTTGATGTTTGAATACAATTTTTTCCCGGTTAACAATGAGCAGGAAAGAGGCTTGGTAAGCCCTTATATTTTTGCCGGGGTAGGAGGGCTGGTGTTTGATGCTCCTAAGGCTACCCTGGTTAATGATTACAGAAGAGATGCAGACGGAGTTGCCCAGGCGCCGATCAATGAACTGGACTTTACCACCACTCCCGTATATTCCACAGTGAAGAAAACGGTAATGCATGTGCCTTTTGGTGTAGGCCTCAAGTATAAGTTCAATCATAACTGGGCTATCTTTGCAGAAGCAATGTTCAGATATGCATTTACAGACCAGCTGGATTACAGCAAAGTACTGAGAAAAGATGTGGTGTCTACCTATAACGGAGATATCCTGAACCCTTCAACCGGTGGGTCTTTATTGCAGTCGGGAGCTTATTACGTGGTATCCAAAGAAAGAGAGGCTAAATTTATAGGAGATAGAAATATTGGAGATCAGGAATCCAGGGACTGGATGAATACCGTAAGCCTCGGACTTACCTATTCCTTTGGAAGACCTCCATGTTATTGTGATTAG
- a CDS encoding glycosyltransferase family 2 protein has translation MAKVSVIVPVYNVEGYLAKCLDSLVSQTLGDLEILVVNDGSTDRSAAVIQHYADQYQGKIKAFNKDNGGLSDARNYGLDRVTGDYIGFVDSDDYVEETMFQEMLQLAQKHDAGMVICNIRKVNEQGKVVQELRQVPNMPEKINLVEHFSVFSDLSYFACNKLFKKELFQQKRFKKSAHFEDIQLIPQLLLECHILAQTQTFFYNYLERSDSITKTHTERGLDIFRAVEDVEQVFRNSPFAEKHTALKNFQIFEGVYSFLAYLAFVKDEDVFRTMDAALSRFMQDRHLRMKDILKYKRFDKNYLLSLPLKKKIFYLLFFAGQKTLIRKLITQI, from the coding sequence ATGGCTAAGGTTTCCGTTATTGTTCCTGTTTACAATGTGGAAGGCTACCTGGCAAAATGCCTGGACTCCCTGGTCAGTCAGACGCTGGGGGATCTGGAAATCCTGGTGGTTAATGACGGAAGCACAGACCGTTCCGCAGCTGTTATTCAGCATTATGCCGACCAGTATCAGGGAAAGATAAAAGCATTTAATAAAGATAACGGCGGCCTGAGCGATGCCAGGAACTATGGCCTTGACAGGGTTACGGGAGACTATATCGGTTTTGTGGACAGTGATGATTATGTGGAGGAAACAATGTTTCAGGAAATGCTGCAACTGGCTCAAAAGCATGATGCCGGGATGGTGATCTGCAATATCCGGAAAGTTAATGAGCAGGGCAAAGTAGTCCAGGAGCTGAGACAAGTTCCCAATATGCCTGAAAAAATCAATCTGGTAGAGCATTTTTCTGTTTTTTCTGACCTGAGTTATTTTGCCTGCAACAAGCTGTTTAAGAAAGAACTCTTTCAGCAAAAAAGATTCAAAAAATCTGCGCATTTTGAAGACATCCAGCTGATCCCGCAACTGCTGCTGGAATGCCATATCCTGGCACAAACCCAGACGTTTTTTTATAATTACCTGGAAAGATCAGACTCCATTACAAAAACGCATACCGAGCGAGGACTTGATATATTTCGGGCAGTGGAAGACGTAGAGCAGGTCTTCAGAAATTCGCCTTTTGCAGAAAAACATACAGCATTAAAAAACTTCCAGATTTTCGAGGGAGTATATTCATTCCTTGCCTATCTGGCCTTTGTAAAAGATGAAGATGTATTCCGTACAATGGATGCTGCATTATCCCGTTTCATGCAGGATCGGCATCTTAGAATGAAAGATATATTAAAGTATAAGCGATTTGATAAAAATTATCTGTTATCTTTGCCCTTGAAAAAAAAGATTTTTTATCTGTTGTTTTTTGCCGGGCAGAAGACATTGATAAGAAAGTTAATAACACAAATTTAA